A single genomic interval of Peribacillus sp. FSL H8-0477 harbors:
- a CDS encoding alkaline phosphatase codes for MRNFILILLIGVLIVRPATAEASPPAESTYPKNVILLIGDGMGLGQMEIARQFEYGRKGVLHLEKLEQTALMRTYSANRHVTDSAAGGTALATGVKTNNEMIGVDANGKPVDSVLDAFKAAGKKTGLISTNMVVDATPAAFGASVTNRWTGFADIAKQLLQNKVDVILGGGALYFSPEKQDGVNLLKSFQANGYSIANNAVELTAAPNTGRLLGLFHPDYMNFKQDKEEYHSKEPTLAEMTKKALQVLSKDEKGFFLMSEGARIDQASHASDMAGIWKETIEFDNTVKLVTEWAKKRGDTLVVVLADHETMGISATEPLNINAYKKIKVSPYYMASQLTWGPNQSIDPKTVKAVFKTYAHLNLSDQECSQFIKTIQNTTHGVYPKNKVQWEIGSLIAKHFDAGVLTSSIRSKSTAGGHTANMIPVFATGPGSQSFHGVIDNTDISRIITKAAKIPFTPGQHQPS; via the coding sequence ATGAGGAATTTCATCTTAATTCTACTGATTGGCGTTTTGATCGTACGACCAGCGACTGCTGAAGCCTCACCCCCCGCAGAAAGCACCTACCCGAAAAATGTTATTCTCTTAATCGGAGACGGCATGGGGCTTGGGCAAATGGAAATTGCTCGTCAATTCGAGTATGGCCGTAAAGGCGTGCTGCATCTTGAAAAGCTTGAACAAACGGCCCTCATGCGAACGTATTCAGCCAATCGGCATGTAACCGATTCAGCGGCTGGGGGTACCGCGCTCGCTACTGGCGTCAAGACGAATAATGAAATGATAGGAGTTGACGCAAATGGCAAACCTGTCGACAGTGTTCTTGATGCATTTAAAGCTGCTGGTAAAAAAACAGGTCTCATCTCGACTAATATGGTGGTGGACGCGACACCTGCCGCTTTCGGAGCAAGCGTGACTAACCGCTGGACTGGATTTGCTGATATTGCCAAGCAACTTCTGCAAAATAAGGTAGATGTTATTCTTGGAGGCGGTGCATTATATTTCAGTCCTGAAAAACAAGACGGAGTTAATTTGCTGAAATCCTTTCAAGCTAACGGCTACTCGATTGCGAACAATGCAGTCGAACTGACTGCCGCTCCCAATACCGGACGCCTTCTTGGTTTATTTCATCCCGATTACATGAACTTTAAACAAGACAAAGAAGAATACCATTCTAAGGAACCGACTTTAGCCGAGATGACAAAGAAGGCGCTGCAGGTCTTAAGTAAAGACGAAAAAGGCTTCTTTTTAATGTCTGAAGGTGCTCGAATTGACCAGGCCTCACATGCCTCGGATATGGCTGGTATCTGGAAAGAAACCATTGAGTTTGATAACACAGTTAAGCTCGTTACAGAATGGGCTAAGAAACGTGGAGACACACTTGTTGTCGTCCTGGCTGATCACGAAACAATGGGCATTTCAGCAACAGAACCATTGAACATCAACGCCTATAAAAAAATAAAGGTGTCTCCCTATTACATGGCATCCCAATTAACGTGGGGACCTAATCAATCCATCGATCCCAAAACTGTAAAAGCTGTTTTCAAAACCTATGCCCATCTAAATCTGTCCGATCAAGAATGTTCTCAATTTATCAAAACCATTCAAAACACTACCCATGGGGTATACCCCAAAAACAAAGTACAATGGGAAATCGGCAGCCTCATCGCAAAGCATTTCGATGCGGGCGTCCTTACTTCATCCATCCGCAGTAAAAGCACAGCCGGTGGACACACCGCCAACATGATTCCCGTATTTGCAACAGGACCTGGCAGCCAGTCCTTCCATGGCGTCATCGACAATACCGACATCTCCCGAATCATCACCAAAGCAGCAAAGATACCATTTACTCCTGGCCAACATCAGCCCTCCTAA
- a CDS encoding DUF5050 domain-containing protein: MIRKKIMLVVCVLFGVGLFVFSLPSSTAAASDPLYTLLYKGLKEYQTKISLGKYGADTEKVADTYERVINDHPEIFYTKHQFIYNAQAFYPQYVGSKKQIEKMKIALNKKADAAVKIAKTKKTQTERVIYLHDYLVNSTEYDTENYLKDTLPESSFTAYGALMKGTAVCDGYAKALKLLLNKAGIWAVRVTGEGKGESHAWNLVKVDGKYFYVDATWNDPVANDKSPILAYNYLLVPESVLAKDHTWNKKGLPKASSTKFNYLYTLEDFARYQSYVYYVNEKDAKLFRMNLNGSGKKQIARTSSSAIYSLKAVGDTLYFINITDSQRLYKMKLTGKNEWRVIKKSVSQLSIKGKYLYFLNNQTKKTEKIKI; encoded by the coding sequence GTGATACGAAAGAAAATTATGTTGGTTGTTTGCGTACTGTTTGGAGTTGGATTATTTGTTTTTAGCTTGCCATCTTCAACGGCAGCTGCTTCAGACCCTTTATATACCTTGCTTTATAAAGGTTTAAAAGAGTATCAAACAAAGATATCACTTGGAAAGTATGGAGCCGATACGGAAAAAGTGGCGGATACATATGAACGAGTAATAAATGATCATCCAGAAATTTTTTATACGAAACATCAATTTATCTACAACGCACAAGCCTTTTATCCACAATACGTAGGTTCAAAAAAACAAATAGAAAAAATGAAAATTGCCCTTAACAAAAAGGCTGATGCTGCGGTTAAGATAGCGAAGACCAAAAAGACGCAAACCGAGCGCGTCATCTATCTTCACGATTATCTCGTTAATTCAACCGAATATGATACCGAAAACTACCTTAAGGATACACTTCCAGAGTCTTCTTTTACTGCGTATGGAGCATTAATGAAGGGAACGGCTGTCTGTGATGGCTATGCAAAAGCCTTAAAGCTGCTGCTCAATAAAGCGGGCATATGGGCAGTCCGGGTCACAGGTGAAGGAAAAGGTGAATCTCATGCCTGGAATCTCGTTAAAGTCGATGGAAAGTACTTTTATGTTGATGCTACTTGGAATGATCCTGTTGCAAACGACAAATCACCCATCCTTGCTTATAACTACCTGCTCGTCCCTGAATCTGTGCTTGCAAAAGATCATACTTGGAATAAAAAAGGGCTGCCAAAAGCCAGCAGTACGAAATTTAACTATTTATACACCCTGGAGGATTTTGCTCGTTATCAATCATACGTCTATTACGTAAACGAGAAGGATGCCAAGCTATTCCGGATGAATCTTAATGGCAGTGGAAAGAAACAAATCGCAAGAACGAGTTCTTCTGCTATCTATTCACTAAAAGCCGTTGGAGACACGTTATATTTCATTAATATAACAGACAGTCAACGTCTTTATAAAATGAAACTTACGGGTAAAAATGAATGGAGAGTGATAAAAAAATCAGTCTCTCAACTATCGATCAAAGGCAAATACCTCTACTTTCTCAATAATCAGACCAAAAAAACAGAGAAAATCAAAATATAG
- a CDS encoding right-handed parallel beta-helix repeat-containing protein, with product MRKYGMLVAAVILVFSIFAPHQASATSPVYTVGPDSKTFKGNMMNFSTYTQQTKHYYLLRSYLEQLEKKGGGTLVLKKGTYSISNVLYVPSNVTIKMKNGVKLVKGTTTGTKEMVASHSMFQLVSPSKAAKKGAYGGYKGEKNIAFVGEGNVSIDLKYYPDSIAIIMGHNQNVSVKNITFTHMKSGHFIEMDASDKVKITNNKFIDSKPSVKKNKEAINIDTPDRATKGWSQIWSKFDKTPNRNVTIEKNEFRNLDRAIGTHKYSEGKYHENVVIKNNVIEKTRLDAIRVMNWSNPAITQNIIKDVDGGKPNLRGILVSGALNPTFKDNTFNKVGRPMQFLVWKNEGPGSQYKATYNKLTEQNLDELAENQAINTTEDFIRINSVYKLFNAGNTVKVKLAGN from the coding sequence ATGAGAAAGTATGGGATGTTAGTGGCAGCGGTGATATTGGTTTTCTCTATTTTCGCTCCTCATCAAGCAAGTGCAACGAGTCCAGTATATACAGTGGGACCTGACAGCAAAACGTTTAAGGGGAATATGATGAATTTTTCAACGTATACTCAGCAAACAAAGCACTATTATTTGCTCCGTTCATATTTGGAACAATTAGAGAAAAAGGGCGGCGGAACGTTGGTTTTGAAAAAAGGAACATATTCAATCAGCAATGTTCTATATGTACCTTCCAACGTCACCATCAAAATGAAAAATGGTGTGAAGCTGGTCAAAGGAACAACGACTGGTACAAAGGAGATGGTCGCTTCGCACTCCATGTTCCAATTAGTCAGTCCAAGTAAGGCGGCAAAAAAAGGGGCATATGGAGGATATAAAGGTGAAAAGAACATTGCCTTTGTTGGTGAAGGGAACGTTAGTATTGATTTGAAATATTATCCGGATTCGATTGCGATCATCATGGGACATAACCAAAATGTCAGTGTGAAGAATATCACCTTTACCCATATGAAGTCTGGCCATTTCATTGAAATGGATGCATCAGATAAGGTAAAAATCACGAATAATAAATTCATTGACTCGAAACCTTCCGTTAAGAAAAATAAAGAGGCGATTAACATCGATACGCCCGATCGAGCAACGAAAGGCTGGAGCCAAATTTGGAGTAAATTTGATAAGACGCCTAATCGTAATGTAACGATTGAAAAAAATGAATTTAGGAATTTGGATCGGGCTATTGGAACACATAAATATTCAGAAGGAAAATATCATGAAAACGTCGTTATTAAGAATAATGTCATTGAAAAGACCCGCCTTGACGCCATTCGTGTAATGAACTGGTCCAACCCAGCCATCACACAAAATATCATTAAAGATGTGGACGGCGGAAAACCGAACTTGCGGGGAATCTTGGTAAGTGGTGCGCTGAACCCAACCTTTAAAGATAATACCTTTAATAAGGTTGGGCGCCCTATGCAATTCTTAGTCTGGAAAAACGAAGGACCAGGCTCACAATACAAAGCAACCTACAACAAACTCACAGAACAAAATCTAGACGAATTGGCTGAAAACCAAGCCATTAATACAACGGAAGACTTTATTCGAATTAACAGTGTCTATAAGCTATTCAACGCAGGAAATACAGTAAAAGTAAAACTTGCAGGAAACTAA